The sequence below is a genomic window from Oscillospiraceae bacterium.
GGCCCTCCAGCGGTTTTTCCGCATCACCCTGCCGGGGCTGGGGCCCACCTGCTTCACCATCACCGTGCTCTCCCTGCTCAACTCCTTCAAGGTGTTCCGGGAGGCCTACCTCATCGCGGGCAGCTACCCCGACGGGAGCATCTACATGCTCCAGCACCTGTTCAACAACTGGTTCACCAAGCTGGACGTGGACAAGATGTGCGCCGGCGCGGTGCTCATGGCCCTGGTGGTGTTCCTGCTCATTCTGCTGCTACAAAAGATCTGGGGAAGGGAGGCGGGCGGATGAAAAAGTGGCTGATCGGCATGGCGCTGTGCGCCCTGGGCTTCTTCGTCTGGGTGCCCCTGTGGCTGCTGCTCTCCGGCTCCCTCATGGGCGCGGAGGAGATGGCCCACAACCTGGCCCCCGTGCTGGGGAAGGGGGAGGGCTACGCTTTGTGGCCCCTGCTGCCCATGTACCCCACCCTGCGGCCCTGGGTGGAGCTGCTGCTGGACAGCCCGGCCTTCTTCACCATGTTCTGGAACTCCTGCCGCCAGGTGCTCCCGGTGGTGGCCGGTCAGGTGCTCATCGGCGCGCCCGCGGCCTGGGCCTTCGCCCGGTTCCGCTTTCGGGGCAAGCGGGCCCTCTTTTCCCTGTACATCGTGCTCATGCTCATGCCCTTCCAGGTGACCATGGTCTCCAGCTACCTGGTGCTGGACGGGCTGGGGCTGATGAATACGGTTTGGGCCGTAATCCTGCCCGGCGCGGTGTCCACCTTCCCGGTGTTCCTCATGGTGCGCTTCTTCACCGCCATTCCCTCCTCCCTCACCGAGGCGGCCGCCCTGGACGGGGCGGGGCCGCTGCAAATCTTCTTCCACATCGGCCTGCCCCTGGGGGCCCCCGGCATCCTCTCCGCCGTGGTGCTGGGCTTTCTGGAGTACTGGAACGCCCTGGAGCAGCCCCTCACCTTCCTCAAGGACAAGACCCTCTGGCCCCTCTCGCTCTACCTGCCCACCATCTCCGCCGAGAACGCCGGGGCCTCCCTGGTGGCGTCGGTGGTCATGCTGCTGCCCGCGCTGCTCATTTTCCTCTTCGGGCAAAAATATCTGGAGGCGGGCATCGCGGCCTCCGGCTTAAAGGATTAAGGTGTCCCTATGGATTTGACCGTTGAAAAAGTGAATAAGTGGTACTCCGCCGACTCCCACGCCGTGAAGGATATGGACCTGGAGGTGAAGGACGGGGAGTTTATGGTCTTCGTGGGCCCGTCGGGCTGCGGCAAGTCCACCCTGCTGCGCATGATCGCCGGGCTGGAGCGGGTGGACGGGGGCAGCATCTCCATGGACGGGAGGGTCATCAACCGGGTGCCGCCCAAGGAGCGGGACATCGCCATGGTGTTCCAGAACTACGCCCTCTACCCCACCATGAAGGTCTACGACAACATGGCCTTTCCCCTGAAAATGCGCCGCTGGAAGCGGGAGGACATCCGCCGCCGGGTGGAGGAGGTGGCGGCGAGCCTGGACCTCACCGAGTACCTGAACCGCCGCCCCGGGGCCCTCTCCGGCGGGCAGCGGCAGCGGGTGGCCCTGGGCCGGGCCATGGTGCGCGCCCCCCGGCTCTTCCTCATGGACGAGCCGCTGTCCAACCTGGATGCCAAGCTCCGGGTGCGGATGCGGCGGGAGATTGTGGAGCTCCAGCGCAGGCTGGGCACCACCACCATCTACGTCACCCACGACCAGACCGAGGCCATGACCATGGGCACCCGCATCGCCATCATGAAGGACGGGGTGCTCCAGCAGGTGGACACTCCCCAGGCGGTCTACGACGCCCCCGCCAACCTCTTCGTGGCCCAGTTCATCGGCTCCCCGCCCATGAACGTGTGGCCGGGGGAGGCCGTGCCCGGCTTCGGGCCGGAGGTGCTGGTGGGGGCCCGGCCCGAGCACGTGGCGGTGGGGGAGGGGGCGGGCTTCTCCCTCCGGGCGCGCATCGACGCGCTGGAGCGCACCGGGCGGGAGACCCTGGTCTACCTCTCCGCACCCGGGTCGGAGCCCTTCGTCATGACCGCGGAGGCGGGCTTCGCGGGGCAAATCGGGGAGATGATCCCGGTGTCGGTGCCCCGGGAGAAGCTGTTGTGCTTCGAGCGGGAGAGCGGGGCGCGGATCGGCGCGTAGGATGAATGGAGGGCCGGGCCGTCGTGTGACGGCCCGGCCCTCCGATTTCTGCGGGAACGTTCCCCGCGGTCAACCCGCCGCTGAATCCAGCAGCGCCCGGGCTGCGGCGTCCGCCCGGCGGTAGACCTCGTCGAAATCCACGTGGGGGTTGTAGTACCCCTCCAGATCGTCGTGCATGGCCTTGGCCTGGGCCAGGGACTCCACCGCCTCCTCCAGCAGCGCGGAGGACACCTTGCGGGAGAAGCGCAGCCGGGCCCGGTTGCGGCGCAGCACCTCGGGGTCGGCCATGGCGTCCAGGCGGATGCGGCGGTAGGGCCTGCCCCCGTAGGGCAGGGCGGGGTTGGTGGACACAAAGGCCAGGGAGAGCGCCGGGATGAGCAGGTGCTCCATCCGGTCGGGGTACATGGGGCTGGGGCAGGCGATTACGTCGTACCCCGCGGCCATAGCCCCGGCGGCCAGGTGGGTGAGCATGTAGCCCGCCAGCCCATAGGTGTCGGCCAGCTCGTACACCCGGGCGCAGAGCGCGTCCGCCGTGTCGAAATTGCACAGCAGCCCCTGCCAGGTGATGCCGCCCAGGAAGCGCTGCACGGCCTTGCCCGGCTGGGCGCCGCTCTTCTTCACCTCACGGGCCAGGATGCCCTTCGCCCGCTTGGCCATCTTGGCCTCGGCGGCGGGGGTGGACAGCAGCGTGCGCACGTCCTCCCCGATCTGGGCCGCCGCCGACAGGCAGCGGTAGGCCCTGGCGTAGCAGCCCTTGTAGCCCTTCATGCAGGCCATGATCTCGCTCCGGACGGCCCGCAGGCCCGCCCGGTCGTA
It includes:
- a CDS encoding ABC transporter ATP-binding protein, with translation MDLTVEKVNKWYSADSHAVKDMDLEVKDGEFMVFVGPSGCGKSTLLRMIAGLERVDGGSISMDGRVINRVPPKERDIAMVFQNYALYPTMKVYDNMAFPLKMRRWKREDIRRRVEEVAASLDLTEYLNRRPGALSGGQRQRVALGRAMVRAPRLFLMDEPLSNLDAKLRVRMRREIVELQRRLGTTTIYVTHDQTEAMTMGTRIAIMKDGVLQQVDTPQAVYDAPANLFVAQFIGSPPMNVWPGEAVPGFGPEVLVGARPEHVAVGEGAGFSLRARIDALERTGRETLVYLSAPGSEPFVMTAEAGFAGQIGEMIPVSVPREKLLCFERESGARIGA
- a CDS encoding ATPase, with the protein product MAADSQIRFYLGANSPAGFYSLYDQMLDPAEAEDIMILKGGPGCGKSSFMRRVAAAAEAKGVAVEYIQCSGDPESLDAVVFPALKTAIVDGTAPHVVEPKYPGVVERYINLGECYDRAGLRAVRSEIMACMKGYKGCYARAYRCLSAAAQIGEDVRTLLSTPAAEAKMAKRAKGILAREVKKSGAQPGKAVQRFLGGITWQGLLCNFDTADALCARVYELADTYGLAGYMLTHLAAGAMAAGYDVIACPSPMYPDRMEHLLIPALSLAFVSTNPALPYGGRPYRRIRLDAMADPEVLRRNRARLRFSRKVSSALLEEAVESLAQAKAMHDDLEGYYNPHVDFDEVYRRADAAARALLDSAAG
- a CDS encoding sugar ABC transporter permease, with product MKKWLIGMALCALGFFVWVPLWLLLSGSLMGAEEMAHNLAPVLGKGEGYALWPLLPMYPTLRPWVELLLDSPAFFTMFWNSCRQVLPVVAGQVLIGAPAAWAFARFRFRGKRALFSLYIVLMLMPFQVTMVSSYLVLDGLGLMNTVWAVILPGAVSTFPVFLMVRFFTAIPSSLTEAAALDGAGPLQIFFHIGLPLGAPGILSAVVLGFLEYWNALEQPLTFLKDKTLWPLSLYLPTISAENAGASLVASVVMLLPALLIFLFGQKYLEAGIAASGLKD